One Halobaculum roseum DNA segment encodes these proteins:
- a CDS encoding metal-dependent hydrolase produces the protein MPSTLVHLALAGLLAAALLRESAFGRRAVAVVLLATVLPDIDSFVSPFLAGAHRSLGHNVLIPVAVVGALAYDTRVRDRSWLRDRWGDAAPHLAWVALAGFAVAGVGLDYVANGVNLFWPVHDQFYSLNGRAGLSNQRGFFQTFVDLTPEEVRTTENLHYATGVDPSPGDEPEDVERVFPLVWAGWQLLLVATSVAVLAVRFARER, from the coding sequence GTGCCCTCGACGCTGGTTCACCTCGCGCTCGCCGGCCTCCTCGCTGCGGCGCTGCTTCGCGAGTCGGCGTTCGGCCGCCGCGCGGTCGCGGTCGTCCTGCTGGCGACTGTCCTCCCGGATATCGACTCGTTCGTCTCGCCGTTCCTCGCGGGCGCACATCGCTCGCTGGGCCACAACGTCCTGATCCCGGTCGCGGTCGTCGGGGCGCTCGCGTACGACACCCGCGTTCGGGATCGCTCGTGGCTCCGGGACCGGTGGGGGGACGCCGCGCCGCACCTCGCGTGGGTCGCGCTCGCCGGGTTCGCCGTCGCGGGCGTCGGCCTCGACTACGTCGCCAACGGCGTCAACCTGTTCTGGCCGGTCCACGACCAGTTCTACAGCCTGAACGGCCGGGCGGGGCTGTCGAACCAGCGGGGGTTCTTCCAGACGTTCGTCGACCTCACGCCCGAGGAGGTGCGCACGACCGAGAACCTCCACTACGCGACCGGGGTGGACCCCTCGCCCGGCGACGAGCCAGAGGACGTCGAGCGCGTGTTCCCGCTGGTGTGGGCCGGCTGGCAGT